CCCTGCGAAATAACGGAAATGGTCAATCCCTAAAGGTAAATCAGCATTCAATGTTTCTCGTACGGCTTTTCCGTTATCCCACGTTTCAGCAACTGCGAGCATCTCTAAATTTTGCTCCATACGATCTGCAATTTTCAATAAAATATTGGCACGCTCTGTAGCAGATGTTTTCCCCCATGCATCCTTTGCCGCATGTGCTGCATCTAATGCTAACTCAATATCTGCTTCCGTTGAACGAGCTACTTGTGTAAATACGTTTCCTGTAACTGGTGTTACGTTGTCGAAGTACTCTCCCTTTACTGGAGGTGTCCACTTACCACCAATAAAATTGTCATAACGCTCCTTAAAATTTACTAATGCGCCTTCTGTGTTCGGATTTTGATACACTGCCATTGAAAATTCTCCCCTTTGCATACATATGATTGACCATACCTATCACGTATCCCCAAATCTTTATAGAATAATAGGTATCTTCATGTATCATATTGTCAGAAAAGTTATTTTATTTCAAATATTAACCTGCAATTTTCAGAAGATTTTACTTTCAATATTTTGCTATACTACTATTTGTTAAGAATTATTTAAGCGGCTTATTAAAATGAAACGATAGATTTTAATTTTTACAGTGATGGTAGTGTCATTTTAACCCCTGTACAAAGCATGGTAACACTCGAGAAATTTAAAGAACTCGTAAAAATTAAACTTATGCAGGAATTATTGTATACTGAAGATATTCTATTAGTAGGTGAGAAAATTATGCGTATAAATAAATTTTTAGCAGAAACAGGCATCACCTCTCGTCGTGGTGCCGACAAATGGGTTGAAGAAGGACGAGTTACCATTAATGGTGAGCTAGCAACAAACGGGAGCCAAGTGGAAAATGGCGACCAAGTTTGTGTAGATGGCAAACCGGTACAGCGTGAAGAACAGCTTGTTTATATCGTATTAAACAAACCAGTGGGTATTACAAGTACGACGGAAAAGCACATTGAAGGTAATGTTGTCGATTTCATCAATCACCCGTTACGTATTTTCCATATCGGGCGTTTAGACAAAGATTCAGAAGGCTTACTACTGTTAACAAACGACGGTGATATCGTAAACGAAATTTTACGTGCCGAAAACCATCATGAAAAAGAGTATGTCGTACAGGTAGATCAGCCAATTACGGAAGACTTCCTGCATGAAATGCGCTCAGGCGTTGAAATTTTAGATACAAAAACACTGCCTTGTCGTGTAGAAAAGGT
The sequence above is a segment of the Solibacillus sp. FSL H8-0523 genome. Coding sequences within it:
- a CDS encoding pseudouridine synthase, with the translated sequence MRINKFLAETGITSRRGADKWVEEGRVTINGELATNGSQVENGDQVCVDGKPVQREEQLVYIVLNKPVGITSTTEKHIEGNVVDFINHPLRIFHIGRLDKDSEGLLLLTNDGDIVNEILRAENHHEKEYVVQVDQPITEDFLHEMRSGVEILDTKTLPCRVEKVSSQVFKIILEQGLNRQIRRMCSALGYSVKRLQRIRIMNIQIGNLKVGQWRDLTDTERNELFDLLDYTPKQ